The DNA segment GCTATGCAGGCAGATGTGGTGCTAACGCATATTCTGGGGAAGTAGTATGAACTTTCAAGAAATCTTAGATACCGATATCTACGCGCTCACAGACGAAGGTCTGTCGAAAGGCCGTTCTAATGTTGAAGTAGTTGACGCCATGCTTAAGGCAGGTATTAAAGTGCTTCAGTATAGAGAAAAAGATAAAAAGTCCGGTGAAATGCTGGAAGAATGTTTGCAGATTCGCGCTATGACAAAACAGGCTGGCTGTAAATTCATTGTGAACGATCACGTGGACATTGCCATGCTTTGTGATGCAGATGGCGTGCATGTAGGGCAGCAGGATATTCCTGTACCGCAGGTGCGTCAGCTTGTCGGTGCTGATAAGATC comes from the Halodesulfovibrio marinisediminis DSM 17456 genome and includes:
- the thiE gene encoding thiamine phosphate synthase: MNFQEILDTDIYALTDEGLSKGRSNVEVVDAMLKAGIKVLQYREKDKKSGEMLEECLQIRAMTKQAGCKFIVNDHVDIAMLCDADGVHVGQQDIPVPQVRQLVGADKIIGLSTHSPEECKRAIELGADYIGVGPIFATQTKKDVCAPVGYEYLEYVTQNHNIPHVAIGGIKLHNIQDVANHGARCCAIVSEIVGADNITETVLALRKAMVK